In the Molothrus ater isolate BHLD 08-10-18 breed brown headed cowbird chromosome 30, BPBGC_Mater_1.1, whole genome shotgun sequence genome, CGCCGGTGGGATCCCCCCGGACCCCTCCGCAATCCCAGATGGAGCTTTGGaatttttccaccttttccaTCTTTATTTCGGACGGGATGGGGGCTGGGAAATACTTTCTGGGGAATGAATTTGGGGAAGAAGCCGCATTTCCCTGGGATCAGAGGGCGCTGAGGAACTCGGGGGGATCCTGGGGGGGGTCTGCAGCACCTGAGGGGTCCCGGCTCGTGTCCTGGCTCGTGTCCTGCTTCGGTGTCCCggaacagccctgggagagACACGGGGGTGACACTGGCACCTCGTGGTTCGGTTGAATCCCACCCAAAAGGGACCGAGCCCCCCGCCCGTGGCACCCGCCTGGGTTGGGGGTCCAGGGAGGCTCCGGCCGTGCCCGGAGCCGGGGGAGGGGCAGGTCCGGCCCCACCTGCGGCACAGGGTGTCCCAGGGGCTGGCTTTGTCCCCGGggccagccccgtgtccccacatccctcccgggtgtccccagcccggaATCCCCCCTCGCTCCCACCCCGGCGTCCCCCAGAACTTTCCCACCTGAGTTTTGCGCACCTCTGGCTCGACATCCGCCGCCTCCGCgctgtccccggtgtccccgcgctgtccccgctcACCGCCGAGCTGGCACGGCTCCCGGGGAGCggccgcggggctgggggcacggCAGGGGACAGCTGCGGTGGGGGACGGCGACACCGCGGGCCGCGCCCGACCCTCCGCGCTGGTGGCCGTGCTGTCCCCTGCCGTGCCCGCGGCTGTCCCCGCCGCTGCTGACAAGGTGCCAGCGGCCTGGGCGATGGCCTCGGATAAAATCAGTGACGCCAGCGAGGTGGCGATGCCCTCGGggcccccccgcgccccgctGTCACCCCCCGGCTCCGCGGCTGTCGCCGACGGCTCCTGACCAGGGGACAGAGGGTCGGGGTCGGAGATGGGCTCCGGGGGGTCCTCGCTGGACACCGACCCTGTCACCGCTGTCGCCTGCTCCGGGGGCTCCTCGCTGGACACCGACCCTGTCACCGCTGTCGCCTGCTCCGGGGGCTCCTCGCTGGACACCGACCCTGTCACCGCTGTCGCCTGCTCCGGGGGCTCCTCGCTGGACACCGACCCTGTCACCGCTGTCGCCTGCTCCGGGGGCTCCTCGCTGGACACCGACCCTGTCGCCGCTGTCGCCTGCTCCGGGGGCTCGCTGtcgcggccggggccgggctccGCGCTCTCCTCGCTGGACACCGAGGCCAGGGAGCCCCCGCTGGCGGGCGAAGCCGGGGGGGGCCCGGGGGACACAGCCCCCAGCTCGGCGGGGGTGGCGGTGTCGGTGTCGGTggcggcgctgcccccgccggGGGACCCCGGTGTCACCTCCGCGTCCAGCACGGGGGCCTTGTCCGGGCAGGGGAACATGGCCGGGGGGCTCACGGGCGCCGAGATGACCAGAGAGCGGCGATTGCTGGAGGGGGATAGAAGGGTTCAGCTTGGGGCTCCTCCTTGgggtgtcaccatcccagcTTGCGGGGggcccttccccagccagcaggaCCCCGATAATTCCCCAGGCCCACAAGAAGCACCTTCAGCCCATCTTTGGCAGACGCCCGCCCACCCCAGGACTGTGGGACCGGAGCCTCCATCACatttttggggctggggggcaaAATGTCCCCTCAAGCTCCGCTGTCCCCTCATCTCCCCGGGTGTTACCTGGGGACACCTTTGATGATGAACACCTTGCTCGAGTGCTGCTTCTCCAGTTTGCTCATCACCTCGTACAGGTCCCGGttcagctggggaggggggacacaGAAACACTTCAGGGGGCCCCCCAGATGCCCCCCATCATCCgggggctcagcagggcccccaacacctggggacaccccaaacaCCCTCGGGCTGCTCTGAATGAATGAAATGAAGAGCAAGGACTCTGGGGAACAGCACCGGCatggacacctgggacacctggggacacctggggacacctgaggatGCCGGGGGGCGGGTgaggtgttttggggtgccGTCCCCACCTTGCTCATCTCCTTGTAGAAGACGTCACGGAGGTTGGAGATGTTCTGGAAAACGGTGACGTAACAGGCGAGGCGGCTGcgggggacagggaggggtcTGGGCGTGCCCCACGATGTCCCACcgaggggacaccaggggggACACCGGAGGGGTCGGGGGTGCTCAGCCACCTCCCACCCGTCCCTCCCCCTGAGTCCCCAACTCCGTGGGCCCCTCACGGAACGGGAATGTCCCCTCAGGGCCACCCCATGGGTGCCGCGGAgctgccacctcccactgtcgCAGGGCCCCGTGGCCGATGTCCCCCCAGGACCCCCGATGTGTCCCCAGGGTGGACCTTGAGGAGAGACCCACGCAAGTCCTTCCCTGCATGGGGGGACCTCACCCACATGATGGCACCCATGCCCAGcccgtgtcccccagccctgccatgtcCCCCGACCCCACAatgtccccccagccctgccatgtcCCCCAGCACCACGATGTCCCCGGTCCCACGATGtccccccacccctgccatgtccccctgctcctgccatgtcccccagccccacgatgtccccccagccccacgaTGTCCCCCACCCCCTGGTCTGTGATGTTCCCAAGCCCTtgtggtgtcccccagccccatgaTATCCCCACCCTGACACCCCCCACGGTGACCTCCATCCCCGtgatgtccccaaatccctgcagtgtcccccagccccccgCACGTCCCCGAGCCCCCGCGGTGTCCCCAGGCCTGTGACAGCCCGTACCTGCCGTACAGGACCGGCAGCTCCTCCCGCAGGTCCCTGTTCAGCTCCTCGAACACCGCCTGGGCTCTATTGAACTCCTCCTCGGCCTGCCGGGAGGGACGGGGGGGTCGCGGCTTTGTCCCCACGGCCGGGGCACTGTCCCCACacgggggctgtgctggggggtcCCAACCTTGGCGATTTTGGCCTCGTCCTTTTTCTTGGCGCTCTGAAGAGCCTCCAGGTGGTGCCGGGCGCTGTCGTAGTCCACGAGCTTTCGGCCCCGCTTGGCGATGCGCtcctggggtggggggacagGTGAGCCAGGACCCCCCCGtgctccccctgtccccaaCCCCGCCCGACCGCCCAGGGAGGCACCTTAAAGTCCCCGAACTGAGCCAGGTAATTCTCCATGAGCCGCAGGGCTTGGTCGGCCAACTTCGCCTCGTAGTCCTCCCACAGGAGGTCATTGctctggggggacagggacagggacagcagtgacagccgGGACCCTCCAACCCCCCCAGGCTTCAAGGGGACCCTTGGGGACACCCGGGGCTCACTTCAGCGATGGCGCGGAGCTCCTCGTGCCCGTCCCACTCAGGGCTGTAAATCTCCTGCAGCGTCTCGGCCACTCTGCGGGAGCTCTCGTGCATCACTGCGGGCACAGACACCCGGCACGATCGTTATCATTGTCATGATCATTATCactatcattattattatcattgtAATTGTCATAATTATAATAATCATTATcgttattattatcattataatTATCATTGTCATTATTATTATAGCTATCATTATCATTCTCACTATCACTATCATGATCAGGATCAGTTATCATTGTCATTATCATTATCACTATCACTATCACGATCACGATCATTATCATTGTCATTATCATTTATTCCTGATCGTTATTAATTTATTCACTGCTGTCTGTTGTTTATTAGCCCAGGTgtgttatttaaaattatttattgtctCTATTAtcccatatatatatacaatatataacaTATGTATTATCTGGTTTTCTATTTAATATCTTGTACATAATATATATCTCATATATATTCATTATCTATTATCCCACAtacagtttttattattattattttattaatagtATTACCgatattaattattatattatattatgttatattatattatcatTTAATATTATTGATATTAAACCTATATATTATTACTAATAATAtcattattttatctttaataTCTTTTTAATAGCTGTTACTTATATATCTTCATTATCTCtctattatttttatctctctaTTATCTCTCTAttattttatctctttattATCTCATATGCATTTAATAGATAAtgagatataaaaatatatattgcatATGTCATATGTGTAAGACATATATATCTcatctatattatattatctaTTATCCCACGTATAGTATTTTATTaactattttctctttattatcCATTCATAGTTTACAATCTATTTATtctcagtatttatttttatttattctttcttttgatTTGATGCTGATTTTTAATGCTCAATCTATTTATTGTAGCATGATTTATTTCCTCTGCTATTCCTGATTTATTATCCCGGCTCCGCCCCGAGTCCCTCCCTGTTCCCGGGGCCATCCCGGATGGGTTCCTCACCTCTCACGGCTCCCACGAACCCCTTGAGCTCCTTGTAGAGTTTGTGACCCTCGTTCTGCAAAACGCGGCGGCGAGGGGGGAGGTCAGGGCTGTCcgcggggacagggacccccgggggtgtccccaatgtccccggtgtccccggtgtccccaatgtccccctgtcacctgctgcagctggaagttGTAGGCGCTCTGCTCGAACTGCTCATCTTTGGTTTCCACCGTTTTGCCCAATTTTTGCAAAACCTGTgatggagagagaggggaagaggCCCCCACCACACCCCAAAGGCACCGGGCTGCGCCCCCCAggccccccaaaacccccctgaGGAGCTGCCGAGGAGCCAGCGGGGCAGGATTGATGtggaaatgcaaaatttcaCTGCATccctctgtgcttttctttctttcaggaaaaCGGTGAATTTTTGGGTGCCAATCTACCTCCCACCCTAAACCCTGtgggtgcagctctgtgcagcccaaaacaccccaagccccggctgtgggacacaggggataccatgaggaggatgaggaggatgaagcagagctgagaggctgctctgggtgggAGAGATTTGGGGTGTCCAGGCTGAATCTCCTGGGAAGAGGCTGAGTCTGGACTGGGGCAGCTTTGGGGTGCCCAGGAAGAGACTGAGCTCCCCTGGGAAGAGGCTGGGGCCAGGCAtgaaggggttttggggtgcccaggaAGAGGGTGACCCTCTGGAAAATGACTGAAGCCAGATGAGGAGAAATTCGAGGTGTCCAGGAAGAGGCTGAACCCCCCAGGAagagcctgggccaggcaggagggacTTTTTGGGTGCCCACAAACAGCTTGAACCCCACAggaaggggccagggctgggagcagtgagCTTTGGAGTGTCCAGGaagaggctggggctgggtcaGAGGGAGATTTGGGATGTCCAGGAAGAGATTGGGCCCCCTGGGAAGAGGCCAGGACCGGCTGGGAGGGAGATTTGCAGCGTGCAGGaagcagccagagcctggcctgggatGATTGAGCCGTGGGAAAGCCAAATTTAGCACCGAGCCCCAGCCAGGAAACCCGGGAGGGTGAGGGTTTGAAAGGGGTCCTTGTGTCACCCCAAAAGGGGAGTCACAGCTACTTttaggggagaggaaaggaaagaggctCCCCCAAAGCAGTGAGAATCGCCCCGCTCGTGCCGTTTCCGCAGCCCTTCCCCCTCGTTTCCTGGGACCTGGCTCCTGGGACCCCCGGCCACGCTGGGTCCTGCTGGgcacccccagtgccagccagcccaggcaccCCGTGCCACCACCCCGCAGCCCCCCCATAACCCCCACAAAGGTGTTTTGGGTGGAGAACCCCCCACCACTGGAGAAGCCAAAGTGTCTTGGGGAGCTTTGGGAGATGCCATTCCCCAAACCCTTGGAGCAGCAATGACATTGACCCAGAAACCCCCAAATTCTCACCCTGTGAGCACCCagaggtgctgagctgtgccattTGGGCCACCCCGGGAGCGCTGAGGGGGGAGAGAAGGACAAACCCAGTCACAGGTGGGGTGTGGGGGTGGGTGGCACCTCCGTACCTTCTCCTGGGCGCGGCTGAAGCGCTTCTGGACCTGCCTGGCGAAGAGCCCGGCGCTGCCACTCCTGCCCTCGGCCATGGCCCCAGCACggccccggcacggccccgcAGCGGCCGTTGGAGGCTTCTGAGGGAGGAAGTTGGAGGCGAGGCCAGGCAGCATCCGCTGCGCGCCCCggaacccccaaaccccaaaaaggCTCTCCTGGAACCCGGCCaggccacagggctggggggccaTGGAGGATCCAGCTGGGAGGGACACACAAAGGATCatggaggcagctcctggccccgTGCAGGACAACTCCTAATGGTCACTGATGGCAAAACCCCAAAGTTCAAGGCTGTCAAAAGGTCCCTGACCTCTCGGGTCGTGGAATCACCAGAGGtggaagggacacacaaggaTGATAAAGGAAAACTGTTGGTTCTGCAAAGGACAACCCCAAAgatccccaaaatccaggagTGTTGTCCAGGTGCTCCCAGAGGTCCAGACCCGTGGAATCATGGATATTCTGAGGTGGAAAAGACCCTCTGGGAAGAAGGAACTGTGGAATATCTGGAGTTGGATAGGACACAAGTTTTGTGTCTAACACAGGACGATACCAAAAATCTCAGTAATCCACAAATGCCACTTTTTTAGCCCAAAAATGAGTGTACAGCCCGTTGTGCCACAGCTGGGGGATCAGCTTTGccttggggtgtccctgtgtggggCGGAGCCGTTGCCGCTGTCCCTCACTCTGTGCCCTTGGTGCTGATAGAACAAACATGGGATTACTGGGAATTGTGTTCCTGGGAAGTTTCGtgttttccttggaaataaATGCAGAACTGCAGCAGGTGCTTTTTATTCCCAACACTTTTTTGGACCTGGTTGACCCCATGAGCCTCGTGATCCCAAATGCTGAGGCCTGTGCCTCAAGGGCCAATGGTCCTCACCAAAACAATCTCCATTTGGAGTTCAAGGGGTAAAACATGGCAGAGCTTTGGCCAAAATCCCAGGGTTTATTTCAAACCTatctctgcttcctcctgccccagcctcaggCCCCAGGGAGCCCCGGCCCTGCTCCAGCGCTGGCTGTGCCGGGGGCTTGGGGAGGGGCTGACGGTCGTGCCCCGTTTGTGCCTCGATTTCCCCATCCCGGCGCCGATGTGGCTCCATCCAGGGGTTGGATCGAGCCCCTGGGCGCCGTGGCACGAACCGAGGccgggcagagctgcagccaaggCCTCCTGGGGCTGAGAGCGGGAGCCAGCGGTGACGCGGCTCGGGGACACGGGCACAGGAGGCGGCAGCGCAGGGCAGCgtctccctgggctgcagcgCCGAGGGGGGCTcggggtgtccctgggctgcctggggacCGAGTGTTCTTTGGCACAGGGGCCAAGGCCgctcggcggggccgcggcacctgctgcccttcccgcgccgcctcccgccgccccgTTAAAGCGCCCGCGGGGCCGGCGCTCGGTCCCACCGCGGACAGCGCTCCACCATGATGCTGCAGCTCGTGCTCCTCGCCGCGCTCGCCCTGTGCGGTGAGTCCCGCCCGGAGCCTTGGGCCTCGGCACCCCCGAAAGCCCCCTGGAGCAAGCCCGGGGGGACTCACGCCCACGtgcctctgtccccagggcGCTGCTCCGAGCTGGATCTCGATGGCATGCAGCGGGTGGTCGGCGGCAGCGAGGCGCGCTCGCACTCCTGGCCCTCCCAGGTGCGTCCTGCCCGCGTCCCacggccgggcccggggctcTGCCCGCGCCGCGACCCCGCGCTCAGCCCCGGGCCGTGTCTCGCCCCCTCCCCAGATCTCCCTGCAGTATTACTCCGGGGGAGGCTGGCACCACACCTGCGGGGGCTCCCTCATCCACAGGAACTGGGTGATGACCGCCGCCCACTGCGTCAACAAGTGAGCGCCCCGGGGACCCCTCCTTCCCCTCGCCAAACCTcctttccccccaaaacccttccAAGCAGAAATTCTGGCTGCCTCAAGCCCCAGAGCAGCCGCCCTTGGAGCGCTTTTGGCCTCCTCCTTTTTGGCAGGGCCTCCGCAGCGCTTCTCCGGGAGCGCCCCGTTCCCGCTCGGAGCCTCCCGGAGCAGCTCCCGCTCGGGCTGCGCGGAGCCCGGCGCTGACGGAGCGTGTTTGCACCTTGCCGCCAGTAACCTGCAATACCGTGTGGTGGCCGGCGAGCACAACCTCAACATGAACGACGGCACCGAGCAGGTCTTCAGCGTCAGCAGGATCATCGTCCACCCCTACTACAACGCCAACAACGTGGCCGGAGGGTAACGCTGGCGGAACGGGCACTCGGGGGGAGCCCGGCCGGCGTTTGGGGGGTCCTTGTAACATCCTCTCCCTCCCGCCGGCAGCTACGACATCGCCCTGTTCCGCCTGAGCAGCTCCGCCACCCTGAACAGCGCCGTGCAGCTGGCggtgctgccccaggagggCACCATCCTGCCCAACAACTACCCCTGCTACATCACGGGCTGGGGCCTGACCCGCAGTGAGTGACGGGCTGCCCCCGACCCCAATTGCCCCGGCACCGGCCACCGCCGGCAGCCGCGGCAGCGCCCGcagcccggcacggccccggcaGGCTCCGCTCGGGGCTGCGCTGGGGGCTCGCAGGTGCCCAGCGCCGGCCGGGGCCGTGCCGAGCCTCGGGGGCACGGGCGGGGCCGGAGGGGCTGCGCGGGGGCCGCGGGCTCGGCTTTGGCCGGGCCGTTCCGGCGGCTCCGAGGCGGCGCTGacccgccccgctccccgcagCCAACGGGCAGCTGTCCAGcgtcctgctccaggcccagctgcCCGTCGTGGACTACCAGATCTGCTCCAGCGCGTCCTACTGGGGCTCCACCGTCAAGAACACCATGGTGTGCGCCGGCGGCGACGGCGTGCGCTCCGGCTGCCAGGTGCGCCCGCGgcccccgcgctgcccccgccgcccccggcgcgcccgcagccccggctcaCGCCGCTCCTCGCTCCGCAGGGCGATTCCGGCGGTCCCCTGCACTGCGCCGTCAACGGGCAGTACCAGGTGCACGGCGTCACCAGCTTCGtgtccagccagggctgcaacGTCCTCCGCAAACCCACCGTGTTCACCCGCGTCTCCGCCTACATCTCCTGGATCAACAGCGTaaggcggccgggccgggccgggccgggccgggccgggctcagCCCCGGCGCTCTCGGGGCACCGCtgcgcccgccccggccccggccccgcgcggcTCAGCCCGGCCCTTCCTCCCTTCCAGGTCATCGCCCAGAACTGAGCCCGGCGGGACAAGCGCTCGCTGCCCCCCGCCCATGGACATCCCCTCACTGCCCCGCGCCGCGCTCCGGGCTTCCCGCCCCCGAGCCGGCCTCAATAAAATCTCCCCTCCCGTCTCTGAGCCTCCGCGCTGCCTTTGCTCGCGTCCGCCCATCCTTCCTCCTCCGGCCcgccatcctcctcctcccccagctcccGCACCGGCCCTTCCCcgcctcctcctcttcctcgctCCTCAGGGAAGAGCCCTgcggagcaggagctgcctccgAGCTCtcggggcagccccagcctctgtGCGATGCTGGAAAAG is a window encoding:
- the BIN2 gene encoding bridging integrator 2 yields the protein MAEGRSGSAGLFARQVQKRFSRAQEKVLQKLGKTVETKDEQFEQSAYNFQLQQNEGHKLYKELKGFVGAVRVMHESSRRVAETLQEIYSPEWDGHEELRAIAESNDLLWEDYEAKLADQALRLMENYLAQFGDFKERIAKRGRKLVDYDSARHHLEALQSAKKKDEAKIAKAEEEFNRAQAVFEELNRDLREELPVLYGSRLACYVTVFQNISNLRDVFYKEMSKLNRDLYEVMSKLEKQHSSKVFIIKGVPSNRRSLVISAPVSPPAMFPCPDKAPVLDAEVTPGSPGGGSAATDTDTATPAELGAVSPGPPPASPASGGSLATAVTGSVSSEDPPEPISDPDPLSPGQEPSATAAEPGGDSGARGGPEGIATSLASLILSEAIAQAAGTLSAAAGTAAGTAGDSTATSAEGRARPAVSPSPTAAVPCRAPSPAAAPREPCQLGGERGQRGDTGDSAEAADVEPEGCSGTPKQDTSQDTSRDPSGAADPPQDPPEFLSAL
- the LOC118697262 gene encoding chymotrypsin-like elastase family member 1 — its product is MLQLVLLAALALCGRCSELDLDGMQRVVGGSEARSHSWPSQISLQYYSGGGWHHTCGGSLIHRNWVMTAAHCVNNNLQYRVVAGEHNLNMNDGTEQVFSVSRIIVHPYYNANNVAGGYDIALFRLSSSATLNSAVQLAVLPQEGTILPNNYPCYITGWGLTRTNGQLSSVLLQAQLPVVDYQICSSASYWGSTVKNTMVCAGGDGVRSGCQGDSGGPLHCAVNGQYQVHGVTSFVSSQGCNVLRKPTVFTRVSAYISWINSVIAQN